The following is a genomic window from Dioscorea cayenensis subsp. rotundata cultivar TDr96_F1 chromosome 10, TDr96_F1_v2_PseudoChromosome.rev07_lg8_w22 25.fasta, whole genome shotgun sequence.
TTTGGAACTATATGATTGGGTTTGGTTTTTAGTAGTTGCAAGtgaaaaattaaacatgacATTGATGCATGACCCAAATTGTCGACATTTCTCATACTTAtgttaataattttcattttataagtTGATCCCTGAGAGCCTTGGCATGCCATTTGGAACAATATGATTGGGtttgatttttgataaaaatcaatgtTTGATCAACCAGTTCATCAACCAGACCGGTTTGTAAATCTTTGGTAAAAGTTTCATGATTTAGCAGTTAGCACaaaggtttaatttttttaaaaagctcaTTCTAAATATCAGTACATGTTTAGTCATACTTGGGTGTTAAAATACGCATTTGGTAAATTTATAGATAaaggaaatatgtactttttaaatacattatataaagttgataaaattcaatgcttttggattgggtttggttttttttgttttttcaaaaaaacatatatataggaAGCCTTGCCATGCCATTTGGAACTATATGATTTATAAATCTTTGGTAAAAGTTTCATGATTTAGCAGTTAGCACaaaggtttaatttttttaaaagctcaTTCTAAATATCAGTACATGTTTAGTCTTACTTGGGTGTTAAAATACGCATTTGGTAAATTtatagatgaagaaaatatgtacttttcaattaattacaATAGGATGAAATAAAGTATGCGTCAGTATTTGTTAAAATGAGAACTTTTCCCCctttaaagattatatatataatatatatagagatattgttaaaaaaatttaaaaaaaaacattgaaaaacaaaataacaaatgtGTAACTGAttgatttatccatatatatatattggtatgtttaaatttttttaaaaatagagataatataaatattgtttctgtttttatctcttaatatatattaaattttaaaaaaataaagataatataaatattgtttcTGTTTTTACCTCatcatatatattacatatataataataagattgggtttggtttttcaatatatatatatcatgtttaaGGCAAAAAAAATTCCATGGGTTTTAtccaaaagcaaaaaaaaaatccatgagtAACCAACTCCAACGAATGTAGGCAAAATTTTCATCACaattattttacaatattttattatttatctaaataattattaattataaaaatcaacaaattacctaaacaaatattcaaaacaTTGAATTTTACCAAACACTTCTTTAATAATGTGGACCCCACTGTTATTCCTCCATCATATTCAAACCGAACCTTAAGAATGAAACTAGAcaagatttttttatgaatcattttacaatattatattatttatctaaataatttttaatgaaaaaacatcaacaaattacaaaaacaaatgtcCAAAAGCATTGCATTTTCCCAAACACTTTAATCATGTGGGCTCCACTCTTACTTCTCTAGACCTAATCTGAGCCGTAGACTTCAGCCACCACCACCGTAGGCCACCAGCTTTTTCCCACTCTTTGGCCCATTTAATAGTTCCCAGCACCCAACTACCCTATCAGGACCCGCGACGTTGACAATTCCAACCCAATTCCACTCTTGCTAAAAAAGAGatcatttctctctctctctctctctgtctctctttctctccacCCTGTTGGTCAAGCTTTTTTAAGGCTTCAGTGCGGTTGCCGAGGGACTGAAGCCATCGCCGGCGCCGTTTGGGTTGCTGGATCCGCAGGCCATGGTGACGATGCAGGAGGAAAGATCGGCCTTGGACGATGTCCCTGGGCTTGAAGACAGCAGCGGCGGCGTCTCACTCGAATTTACAAATGGGGTGCTCTGGAGGAAACCTAGTGAGAGAGAAGCGCCGGTATCTATGAGGTATAGGCTGGAACACAGGGGGAGGTGGAGGTCGATGGTAACTGTTTGCTTACGACGGTGAGCGTCGCGATGTGTGGTTGTTTATCTCTATATTATTTATCTACCCAAGCTATAGGTAATTCTTCTAGATTAATTCCATCATTCCTCAATGCTGTTTCAGAATAGGTTCAACATATACCTAGAAGCTAATGGCTATTTAAGATAATGAATGAAAGATACACAAGCATATTTATCCTCAAGCCTTATCAGTAACAATCAATAATTGCTCAATCATTAAgctaattaataatttactaaaaaaaacatttggtaATAATCTTCTATAAATAAGCATTCTCAATGTTAGAACTGGTTATTATTGAATGCTCTTGATTACAAGCTTGGTCTTAGTATTGCTTTGAGGTTTGcagctatttattattattggccTTTAGCTTTAATTGTTTGATATCTGCTGATGTTTCATAAAGTTGCAATTGTTCTATGTATACACAAATATGAATTGAAATCATTTCTCTGGCTATAACCTACATGATGATGTTCATGAGTTGTGTTTATCTACCTAATGTTTTTTGTTATATACATCACTTCTTTGTTTTTGCATTCCAAGGTCTTTGCatgttttacatttatttatgttatttgttatatacataatattattattatgtaatatataatatgatgatTTCATGATTTACATTTAGATTTGTTCTTTTGTGTTTGGTAAAGTTACTTTTCTGGTTATTAGCTGTTATTTTCCCAGTTTTTACATTGCACTTAGATTATCTTCCATaggaattattaaaaatatccttgtgtagctttctttcttttgaggAAATGTCATAGGGAAAAATATCAAATGGTccatagtttttattaattaagaggCAATTATGGGAATCATTTGATGTGGATAGATATTATATTAACAGTTGGTGTTTGACGTGTACATATATGTTGGTATTCATTTGATGTGTATTTGCGAGTTGGTGGTTAGGTTGTTTTTtcgtttgttttttgtttttaacataGCTTCACTATATTAGTATACCATGTCATGCACATATATGGacaaattaatgaataattgaAGTGGACACTGCAAAGTCCAATAGGAGAAGATTAAGAATAATTTTTCTTAcaatcacaaattaatttatgtacAAAGACATGGTATGTTTTTATGTCATTAGAAAAACAAATCTTTCTTGCAATAAGGAAACTTTTAGACATGTTATCCCAAAATTTGTTCTTTGTCTACTAATTCATACAATGAGATTttgcatatataatatatcagtTAATCATGTTTGTTTTTTCCCCTTTACACAAGTCCTGCAATGAGCTTCAAGTATATTTCCCAACTTAAACCCCCGGGCCAAAATCAGATAGTCAAGATCAGAGTAACAAGGATATGGGATTGTTATGTCCCAACTTCAAACAGGTTTTTTGGTATTGCATTCTTGGCAACTGATAGCCAGGTACTTAGAGATagttttatagatatatattcttatttagAAGCTTTAATTGGTCTAACACAAATCATTATGCATATACACTGTAATTTACAATGGACACATAATTACTAGGGAGATGCGATACATGTTCAAATTAGGGATTTTGATTGCCCAAAGTTTNNNNNNNNNNNNNNNNNNNNNNNNNNNNNNNNNNNNNNNNNNNNNNNNNNNNNNNNNNNNNNNNNNNNNNNNNNNNNNNNNNNNNNNNNNNNNNNNNNNNNNNNNNNNNNNNNNNNNNNNNNNNNNNNNNNNNNNNNNNNNNNNNNNNNNNNNNNNNNNNNNNNNNNNNNNNNNNNNNNNNNNNNNNNNNNNNNNNNNNNNNNNNNNNNNNNNNNNNNNNNNNNNNNNNNNNNNNNNNNNNNNNNNNNNNNNNNNNNNNNNNNNNNNNNNNNNNNNNNNNNNNNNNNNNNNNNNNNNNNNNNNNNNNNNNNNNNNNNNNNNNNNNNNNNNNNNNNNNNNNNNNNNNNNNNNNNNNNNNNNNNNNNNNNNNNNNNNNNNNNNNNNNNNNNNNNNNNNNNNNNNNNNNNNNNNNNNNNNNNNNNNNNNNNNNNNNNNNNNNNNNNNNNNNNNNNNNNNNNNNNNNNNNNNNNNNNNNNNNNNNNNNNNNNNNNNNNNNNNNNNNNNNNNNNNNNNNNNNNNNNNNNNNNNNNNNNNNNNNNNNNNNNNNNNNNNNNNNNNNNNNNNNNNNNNNNNNNNNNNNNNNNNNNNNNNNNNNNNNNNNNNNNNNNNNNNNNNNNNNNNNNNNNNNNNNNNNNNNNNNNNNNNNNNNNNNNNNNNNNNNNNNNNNNNNNNNNNNNNNNNNNNNNNNNNNNNNNNNNNNNNNNNNNNNNNNNNNNNNNNNNNNNNNNNNNNNNNNNNNNNNNNNNNNNNNNNNNNNNNNNNNNNNNNNNNNNNNNNNNNNNNNNNNNNNNNNNNNNNNNNNNNNNNNNNNNNNNNNNNNNNNNNNNNNNNNNNNNNNNNNNNNNNNNNNNNNNNNNNNNNNNNNNNNNNNNNNNNNNNNNNNNNNNNNNNNNNNNNNNNNNNNNNNNNNNNNNNNNNNNNNNNNNNNNNNNNNNNNNNNNNNNNNNNNNNNNNNNNNNNNNNNNNNNNNNNNNNNNNNNNNNNNNNNNNNNNNNNNNNNCAATAGAATATACACACAAGATTAAGCCATGCAAATAACATCATCGGGCTCCTTATTAAAACCACTACAGAGACTTTTCACAGTCTTGAATTTTATCATAAGACTCTTGGTATCCTGCGAGGATGAATACTCGATCACAACCATAACTGAAAATATGgtttacaaataataaataccaATATCCAACATATAAGAAACCGGCAtaattcttcttttcatttaggCAACATGAGGTAAAATGTGGTCTTGAGAGACACGACACAAGGTTAATAATGTAAGGCTTCAACAAGTATTTCCTTATATTCCTTGACAATTCTGAGAATGTTcttgaaaacattaaaatttgttGATGGGCAGCAAGAAATTGAATAAAAGCTCAATGGAAAGTTGAAATTCTGGTGATAGAAGCTTGTATGCCTATGTGTAAAAGGACGTAAGTGGTTTTAGACTTCAAGGAAAAATCAAAACGAGGGAAACATATTCAACCAATATTGATTAAATTTCCTCAATGCTCCCTACAGCTTCAcaaactattatgcttctttcAATAGTGTGAATCAAAGGACTCAGAAACATTATGGCATGCTCAATGAAAGTTTGGTAAACATTATATGTGCCTAAGATGTGAATATGGTCAAATGGCATGTGCGCATATCATCACTAGTTTAGTTGTTTGTTGGCATGTCCACACTAGATTAAAGACCGATGACCATGAAAATCAATCATATTTGGTTTTGGCATAATTCATATGCAagaatgcaaaataaaaaggcATTGGTCCGAAAATAAACAACATGGACTGTGTCATGAGTATTTTGCAATTACATAGGAGATTTaagtaaattttcaattatcCATATAGAACCATTGATCTGAAAAGAACCATAATTGAACAATTAAATGATAATCAAGCTATTGATAGTTTGATATGTTATTCGACTTTAATGTTGTGGAATATAATTCACAAGGAATGCTCATTTAaaaaggtaacataaacggaagttataaaaataaaaataaacacacacacacacacacacacacacaaaattagtgcaaaaaaataataaaataaaataaaataaataacaaccaaAACTGCATTGGGTCTGTCACAAAAGTTGTAACTAATAATCAACTGTTCACACATTATGCTAGATCCAACATAAACATTAATGATACAAAATTCATTCATGCCATTTCTATTGATTGGATATTTACTAGTGCATAGGATTAATTTTATCTTATCATATGAGCAAAGATTACCTCAACCATAATCAGCATTGAGCAATTCTTCAAAACACAAACAACTTTTCTTGCAAGATCAAGAATGTGCCCTGGTGTTGTCACAAGTAAATGAACAGGCTAATATAAACACATAATGGCATCCTTCAAGTTAGTTCCTCAATGGTAACCATGACTTGAATCTTTAAATGGTTTCCCAACTTTGCATACTTGAGATGTTTGGAGAGCCAATTCTCTTGTGGGAACCAATATGACAACTAATACGGAAAGAGGGAAAAAACAAATTAGTATTAGAATACATTTGgagaaaattaatttgtttatcttcCAAGAGGTAACCCATCTTGAAATAGTTGCAAACAATTCAGAAACATTAGTTAACAAAATTAGATATGGAATATGTGGGTCAAACTTCAAAAGACACACTAAAGAAATATAGTAGAATTAATACTACAACTTTGAAAATGGCAGCTTATTCTTTCAAATAACAGACATAAACTGATTGATATAATGGCAATAAAAACAATTGTATGGGGAATGAATAAAATTGTTATCTTGACAATTTTTCTAGAACAGGAATGCAAATGCAGTATCTTCCTAGTCCCATTTTTTAGTATGATATCTCTGATCCGATTGAAATGGAATGCTTTCTTCTTGAATATGTGAAGGTCTTTCAAAATCCCTTCTCATATATTCTCATAAGAAACTCTCACTTCAAAAAGTAATCTTCAATTCATTTCCATATTGTTGACAGCATCCTATAAAATGTAAAGAATGTATATTTCATAAATCGAGGCCTTTCAAACTCTGTAACCACATGATTATCAAAGGTCGCAAGGACCAAGTTCAAGGGTTATTAGCACATTAAGAGTAGATTTATCAAAATTAGGCTTTGAGCAAGTGAAATCGTCCTATGAGATCTTAAGACTAAGATTGTGCAGGCTTTAGTAGCTTCACCCACGCTTTTCCGTGGCAATAACTAGATCATCCGCAAACATGGAATGATTGAAGTTGTAATTTCATCTATCTCAAAACCGGGAACCCAGTATAAGCCACGCACAACTCCAAAACACCGAAACTAACACAAAAATCactaaaatacaattaaaaagaaaagaaaagaaagtgagAGTGAGGGAAATACTCGATCTCGGAGGGAAACGAGTGGATGGATGATTCCATTCATATCTAAGCAGAGATTATCAAACTCTCTCAAAGGCAATTAGGATTTGGCTTTGAAGAATCAGCAGTTGAGCATCACTCTCGATCTCCATGGGCTCCTCTTCCACACATCAACCACCACCGGTAGGGTACTTCTCCGCCAACCAACGATAGAATGCGAACTCCCATCACCGGAGATGATTTCACTCACACGAGCTCGTTGTTCGTGATCTCGGCCTCAACACGTGCTCAGCGGAGAAAGGGAACAAAACTAACGGGTTGGATTGGTTCCTCCAAAACTATCCTCGCGAACCGTTGGCTCGTTGGCTAGTATATTGATAATATTACGCCAGCTGACTCTGTTTGGCTGCTTTAGCCGGTTCTAAGTGAGATTAATTTTTCTAATCCTTTAAAGTGAGAGCCGCTTTTCCAAAACCAAGCTCTCCATGTCTCAAGTAGCGAAACTATAGGGGCAGCTTGAGCAGCCCTCGACCATCGGTGGTCTTTCTTTGAGTGGCGGAGACTCCCAAAACCAGGCGCTAGGCCGGCAGCCACTTTGGTGGCCGAGCAACCCGACCTCGTTCTCGGGTCGAGCGGCGTTTTCTTGTACAACACCATTGATGGGGAGATGACCCGGCCAATGAGCTTTGGAACTTGAAGCTTTGGAGTTTGGATGAGCATGAGGTCCATGAGgaatgaggatgaagatgaccGGGAGCTCACAGAATAGGCGGTGCCGAAGTTTGGatgatgaaaacaatgaaaagtgaGTGGCTTGGCGTAGTGGAGTGGGCCCACAAGGCcacaacattaattaatatcagGGCTCATTTATCAACTTCAGCCCCTTTTgttcaaatttttcattaataatttttattggatAAAAAGCTAGTGTACTTGGAAGTTGGGGGCTGGCACATTGGCGACTGGGCTTGTGTTTGTGTAACTTGGCTTTTAGGGGTCTAACTTTCCTAGAGTCTTGGAGATAATATAGTCGAGTATATTACATACTCtacattagtattatttttattattagcatGACATGAGAATGAATTATGAATGTATTACTCCTTGAAATGAGAATGGAAATGTATAAAAATGCATGGGTGATAGAACACTAAATgttaaacttcatttttataaatatgcctacaatgtgtttgattaaatgcctcaatgagttaaaatgttgagaatatcaaattttaatatatatcataatgtatatatcatatatgtataattaaataatgtttagtgttAAATCTATATAGCAAAATGTATAATAAGATGAGACTTCAATAAGACTAGTTATACACTCTATACCAATTGCCAAAAGATTTTCATATTCATTGACACATAACAAAATAGATTCAATAACAATTTAGATGCATGAATGTTAGCATTACCATGTTCAAacaattttgtgttttgattcttcTAAATTTCTAATGATGTTGAATTGTGTCATCGATTACCGTtttttgcttgttatttttcataGTCTATAATTAAAGTGCTTATTTTTTATAGGTCATGGATAAATTTTTGAGTCAAACGACCAAGGGTAGAAGAGTCATCAAATACTCCTAAAAGTACCATTGGACTCTAAATCAAGCGAGGAGaacattaatacaaatttttaatttcaacgaCATTGTTAGTGACCCGGGATTACGAAACCAATTGAAGACTTTTGATATTGGGATTAGAGATCAAGTTAGAAGAGATATTTGACTAGAGGCCCTATGTCAACCAATTAGTCACAATTATCCACAAAGAGATTATggcaaacaaaagagaagtttTTACAAGATGCTTGGTTTAAAACAACATCCATGGTTGGAGTAGTAGTATGACAAAAGATGCGGCTTcttgtttttggtgttatctttCAAGCCAAGTAGAGGGCGAATGGGAGAAGATGCATTCACTAAAATGGGATTCAATAATTGGAAAGCATTGGAAAAATTAGTGAGAACATATTGGTGCCATAAAAAGCATTGAAAAATTAGTGAGAACATATTTGTgaggtaattaattttttgtatttattatagttttataaatctcattaatgtattctttttattaatctctattttattttaatgttaggttattgatttgatttctcaAGAAATGCTCAACCGCTTTCCTGAAGCTAGAACGGGAGTTACTTCTTTTGGTATCATGCCTTGATCCCTAGGGACTCATTTTCTAAATTCAACATCCATAAGCTACTCCGTCCTTGCAGTAGATGTATCCTGAAAACTTCTCAATGATCGAACTGTGATGATGCTTGAGGATCAACTTGCTACTTTCATTTATGATGTGCgacatgatgatgattttgcaATGTCGGGACTTGGGGAGCTATAAAGATGGTTGATACTTTGATAAAATGTACTATTTTTCCACCTCGCTTATCGCCTTATCGAGTTGGCATTGGCTTTACCCGTTCAGTGCATAAGTGTTGAGAGGGCATTTTCGGCGatgaatattgtgaaaactGACTTACGCAACAAAATGGGAGACAAGTGGATGAACGATAGTGTGATTGTCTATATTGAGAAAAAGGTTTTTGTAACTATTGACAATGAGGCGATTctacaatattttcaaaaaatgcaaactcaCCAGTATTCATGCTACCTCCTTTGAGTAGCATCGCGTCGCACGATGGTAGTTCTAGCTCAGTGTGCATAGATcaaatgtttttatgtttttgtgaatgtcaattaaatg
Proteins encoded in this region:
- the LOC120270158 gene encoding uncharacterized protein LOC120270158, with protein sequence MVTMQEERSALDDVPGLEDSSGGVSLEFTNGVLWRKPSEREAPVSMRYRLEHRGRWRSMVTVCLRRPAMSFKYISQLKPPGQNQIVKIRVTRIWDCYVPTSNRFFGIAFLATDSQVLRDSFIDIYSYLEALIGLTQIIMHIHCNLQWTHNY